Proteins found in one Mesorhizobium sp. CAU 1732 genomic segment:
- a CDS encoding type II toxin-antitoxin system VapC family toxin, with protein sequence MPLVVDSSVAISWVIADEDSTLARQALAMVYAEDMIAPRIFWYEFRNTLIVNERRGRIREDETAQAIAVIEALDPVLFNDHDDRKIVRLARRHGLSVYDAAYLELAARKNEALVTLDRKLETAALQEGVTVLQVS encoded by the coding sequence ATGCCGCTGGTCGTCGACAGTTCCGTCGCAATTTCATGGGTTATTGCGGACGAGGATAGCACACTGGCGAGACAGGCCCTCGCCATGGTCTATGCCGAGGATATGATCGCGCCTCGCATATTCTGGTATGAATTCAGGAACACGCTCATCGTGAACGAACGTCGCGGCAGGATTCGAGAGGATGAGACAGCCCAGGCGATTGCGGTGATCGAAGCGCTCGATCCCGTGCTTTTCAACGATCACGATGACCGGAAGATCGTCAGGTTGGCGCGGCGACATGGCCTGTCGGTCTACGATGCCGCCTATCTCGAACTGGCCGCACGCAAGAACGAGGCCCTAGTAACGCTTGACCGAAAGCTGGAAACCGCCGCGCTTCAGGAGGGCGTGACGGTTCTCCAGGTTTCGTAG
- a CDS encoding type II toxin-antitoxin system prevent-host-death family antitoxin — protein MRTLSASDAKSHFSELLADVERGETVELTRHGRVVAKIVPITATDREEKRRAAIDWILDNKRQGRRTGITIEEIVSARDEGRP, from the coding sequence ATGAGAACTCTGTCTGCATCCGACGCCAAGTCGCACTTTTCCGAACTCCTCGCGGATGTGGAGCGCGGTGAAACCGTCGAGCTTACGCGGCATGGCCGCGTCGTCGCGAAGATAGTTCCCATTACTGCCACCGACCGGGAGGAAAAGCGGAGAGCCGCGATCGACTGGATCCTCGACAACAAGCGGCAAGGCCGACGCACAGGCATCACGATCGAAGAGATAGTTTCGGCACGTGACGAGGGCCGGCCTTGA
- a CDS encoding MarR family transcriptional regulator, with protein MEPEALDLESFLPYRLNRLADAVSRDFARIYRERHGLTRPEWRLLATLGQYGTMTATAVGQHSAMHKTKVSRAVSALEERRWLSRKASEADRRVEHLTLTKAGEASYRELVPLAKAFETRMLDAMSVTDRKAVLAGLAALERATVFDGAS; from the coding sequence ATGGAACCCGAAGCGCTCGACCTGGAATCCTTCCTGCCCTATCGCCTCAATCGCCTTGCAGATGCGGTCAGCCGCGATTTCGCGCGAATCTATCGCGAGCGCCATGGCCTGACACGCCCCGAATGGCGGCTGCTTGCCACCCTCGGGCAATACGGCACGATGACCGCGACCGCCGTCGGCCAGCACTCGGCAATGCACAAGACCAAGGTCAGCCGCGCGGTCAGCGCGCTGGAGGAACGCCGATGGCTGTCGCGCAAGGCGAGCGAGGCCGATCGCCGGGTCGAACATCTGACGCTCACCAAAGCCGGCGAGGCGAGCTACCGCGAACTCGTGCCCCTGGCGAAGGCGTTCGAGACACGCATGCTGGACGCCATGAGCGTGACCGATCGAAAGGCGGTGCTGGCAGGATTGGCGGCGCTGGAAAGGGCCACGGTGTTCGACGGCGCTTCTTGA